A single uncultured Acetobacterium sp. DNA region contains:
- the ytvI gene encoding sporulation integral membrane protein YtvI yields the protein MLIIECQRVFDEIKLEEKMESPYDKKRQFIINAVYILLVVAIVYLIFKYAISLLSPFILAFLIAYVLKGPAKAISQWTKLPNKLVSFILVLVFYGGAGILIALVGVKLISILSNTFTALPEIYEYQFRPFLLTTFDGIEQTVFLIDAALVDVLNTASEQLVNYLGDNVTSISLTFVAYLSDFATSLPGFLIKVLLMVIATFFMAIDYEVLSSFVFRQFSEKANEIIRTIKNYIVNTLFVVIRSYALIMSITFVELSIGLSIVGIDNPILIAFFIAIFDILPVLGTGGVMIPWTIITLIQGDYQTALGLLLVYVFVTIIRNILEPKIVGGQLGLHPVVTLISMFLGANLLGVLGLFGFPIALSLLKYLNDVGTVKVFK from the coding sequence TTGTTAATAATCGAATGCCAGCGGGTGTTTGATGAAATAAAATTGGAGGAAAAGATGGAATCCCCTTATGACAAAAAAAGACAGTTTATCATAAATGCTGTTTATATTCTATTGGTTGTGGCGATCGTGTACTTGATTTTTAAGTATGCCATATCCTTATTAAGCCCTTTTATTTTGGCGTTTCTGATTGCTTATGTACTTAAAGGGCCGGCAAAAGCGATTTCACAATGGACAAAATTGCCGAATAAGCTGGTATCCTTTATTCTGGTGCTGGTGTTTTATGGCGGCGCTGGGATTTTAATCGCGTTGGTTGGGGTCAAATTGATTTCAATCCTTTCGAATACGTTCACCGCATTGCCAGAAATCTACGAATATCAATTCAGACCCTTTCTGTTGACCACCTTCGACGGGATTGAACAGACGGTTTTTCTGATTGATGCGGCACTCGTTGATGTTTTAAATACTGCCTCAGAACAGTTGGTCAATTACTTAGGTGACAATGTTACCAGCATATCCCTGACATTTGTAGCATACTTATCAGACTTTGCGACATCCTTGCCGGGATTTTTAATTAAGGTTCTTTTGATGGTGATCGCAACCTTTTTTATGGCGATTGATTATGAGGTCTTATCATCATTCGTGTTTCGGCAGTTTTCGGAAAAGGCTAATGAGATTATCCGGACCATCAAAAATTATATTGTCAATACCTTATTTGTCGTCATTCGATCCTATGCACTGATTATGTCGATTACATTTGTTGAACTCTCGATCGGGCTGTCCATTGTGGGGATTGACAATCCCATCCTGATTGCCTTTTTTATCGCCATTTTTGATATTTTACCGGTGCTGGGAACCGGTGGCGTGATGATTCCCTGGACGATCATAACATTGATCCAGGGAGATTATCAGACGGCACTGGGATTGCTGCTGGTATATGTTTTTGTGACGATCATCCGTAATATTTTAGAGCCTAAAATTGTCGGCGGCCAGCTTGGGCTTCATCCGGTGGTTACTTTAATAAGCATGTTTTTAGGCGCGAATCTGCTGGGAGTTTTGGGTCTGTTTGGATTTCCCATTGCGCTCTCGCTGCTAAAATATTTAAATGATGTCGGAACCGTGAAAGTGTTTAAATAA
- a CDS encoding MATE family efflux transporter — MKKFDENQSLFKRSGVLLRRRFFSYLLPTIMMNAALSLGIIVDGIIVGNLLGTEAFAAVNICAPITFLFSAVYALIGIGGSIVVAHCKGRMDQEGANLNFTMALAGLLVVSVLFATIGTLLAAPIAAILSGGSALEPRVKDFFAVLVLGAPVLITVPGLVYFIRTDSHPKLAANILIIANVVNLLLDLLFMGVFNMGIGGAALATVTGYLVGAGVCGCYFVSPKRNLKLVRPLKKDLKKFGSIFLFGMPLALTGITYFIRNLSINTILIATVGPLGVATFGVCMNMLSATTIVIGGTAQTIIPVVGCTYGEKDYRGIESIIKTAVATVTALCGTLMIIFVLFPLPVAGLFGISGDPQTLTVIAAAIRLFSLSLPLFGINFLLICYFQTVNRSGFSAAITVFENLIVVLPLILILARLFGEMGIWMAFVISETVTLTLVLVLTGIIKKRSKRDLIPILLLEKTDTRLLDVTISNSTLDATGISQRMMDFCRENGIDAKRTNRVGVIVEELSVNIIEHGFKDQQAHAIDIRLSIVDSELVLRFRDDGEPFNPVAYLQALGTDKTLGLHLVQEMASDFKYSYVLNFNNIMISM, encoded by the coding sequence TTGAAAAAGTTCGATGAGAATCAATCGCTATTCAAGCGATCCGGGGTGTTACTGAGACGCAGGTTCTTTTCCTATCTGCTGCCGACAATTATGATGAACGCGGCATTGTCACTAGGGATCATTGTGGATGGCATCATTGTCGGTAATCTGCTGGGAACCGAGGCCTTTGCTGCCGTCAACATCTGTGCACCGATCACCTTTTTATTTAGTGCCGTCTATGCCCTGATTGGGATCGGCGGTTCCATCGTCGTCGCCCATTGTAAAGGGCGAATGGATCAAGAAGGAGCTAATTTGAATTTTACCATGGCTTTAGCGGGGCTACTGGTCGTATCGGTTTTGTTCGCCACGATCGGCACTCTTTTGGCTGCACCGATCGCCGCGATATTAAGCGGCGGGAGTGCTTTAGAACCGCGGGTGAAAGACTTTTTTGCGGTGCTGGTGCTGGGTGCTCCGGTTCTGATCACCGTTCCCGGATTGGTCTATTTTATCCGCACCGATTCGCACCCTAAACTGGCGGCGAATATTCTGATCATTGCTAATGTCGTTAACCTGTTGCTGGATCTGCTCTTTATGGGGGTCTTTAACATGGGCATCGGCGGCGCCGCGCTGGCAACCGTGACTGGGTATCTGGTGGGGGCTGGCGTTTGCGGCTGCTATTTTGTTTCGCCCAAACGCAATTTGAAATTGGTGCGACCACTGAAAAAAGATTTAAAAAAATTTGGCAGCATCTTTTTATTCGGGATGCCGCTGGCGCTAACGGGAATCACCTATTTTATCCGAAATCTCTCCATTAATACCATTCTAATCGCTACTGTCGGGCCGCTGGGGGTGGCAACTTTCGGGGTTTGCATGAACATGCTCTCAGCCACTACGATTGTGATCGGCGGAACGGCTCAAACCATCATTCCGGTGGTTGGCTGTACCTATGGCGAAAAGGACTACCGGGGTATTGAGTCGATCATTAAAACGGCCGTTGCCACCGTCACCGCGCTGTGCGGGACGCTGATGATCATATTTGTTCTATTTCCGTTGCCGGTTGCCGGGTTATTTGGGATTAGCGGCGATCCTCAGACCCTCACAGTGATTGCGGCAGCGATCCGGTTATTTTCGTTATCACTGCCGTTATTTGGGATTAACTTCCTATTAATTTGTTATTTCCAAACCGTTAATCGCAGCGGTTTTTCGGCTGCCATTACCGTTTTTGAAAACCTGATTGTGGTACTGCCGCTGATCCTGATATTGGCTCGCCTGTTTGGTGAAATGGGGATCTGGATGGCCTTTGTGATCAGTGAAACGGTGACCCTGACGTTAGTTCTGGTCTTGACCGGGATCATTAAAAAACGATCAAAGCGTGATTTGATACCAATCCTGCTGCTGGAAAAAACGGACACCCGGCTTCTGGATGTCACCATTTCCAATTCCACCCTGGACGCCACCGGGATCTCCCAGCGGATGATGGACTTTTGTCGGGAAAACGGGATTGATGCAAAACGAACAAACCGGGTCGGTGTCATCGTCGAAGAATTAAGCGTCAATATTATTGAGCATGGCTTTAAGGACCAACAAGCGCATGCCATTGATATTCGTTTGTCAATTGTGGACTCCGAGCTGGTGCTGCGTTTTCGAGATGACGGCGAGCCCTTTAATCCGGTTGCTTATCTTCAGGCATTGGGAACTGACAAAACCCTGGGTCTTCATTTGGTGCAGGAAATGGCGAGCGATTTTAAATACAGCTATGTCCTTAATTTCAACAATATTATGATCAGTATGTAA